The Actinomycetes bacterium nucleotide sequence CGAGCACCGCATACACGATGTCGACGATGATGTTGGCGATCACGACGAACGCTGCGGCGAGCATGACGATTCCGATCACGACCGGCAGGTCCTGCTGGTTGATCGCGACGATCGACGCCTGCCCGATCCCGCCGAGGCTGAACACTGTCTCGGTGATCACCGCGCCGCCGACGAGGGCACCGAGGTCGATGCCGAACTGCGTGACGAGCGGCGTGCTCGCGCTGCGGAGAGCGTGCCGGTAGGTGACCCGGCGTTCACTGAGCCCTTTCGCCCGGGCAGTGCGGATGTAGTCCTCCCCCAGCACGTCGAGCATCGATCCTCGGGTGAGCCGCGTGTAGACGGCAGCCGACACGAGCGCTAACGCGAACCACGGCAGGATCAGATGTCGCGCCCACTCATACGGGCTCTGCGTGAACGGCACGTAACCTCCGGCCGGGAAGAAGTCGAACCCGGCCACGGTCAGGCGGAAATAGAAGAAGTAGAGGAACAGTAGGCCGAGCAGGAATGTCGGCATCGAGTAGAAGAACAGCGCGAACCCCGTGAGCCCACGGTCGAGGAGAGTGCGCGGGTGGATCGCCGACATCACGCCGTTGAAGACGCCGATCACGAGCCAGATGATCGCCGCGCC carries:
- a CDS encoding ABC transporter permease is translated as MARFLVRRVALGVLVLWLISILVFAIFFIAPPDVARALAGRQATPQTIELINHRLGLDRPLLVQYATWISHLLHGDLGYSYYHQQPVTTIIAQDLPVTLSLAFGAAIIWLVIGVFNGVMSAIHPRTLLDRGLTGFALFFYSMPTFLLGLLFLYFFYFRLTVAGFDFFPAGGYVPFTQSPYEWARHLILPWFALALVSAAVYTRLTRGSMLDVLGEDYIRTARAKGLSERRVTYRHALRSASTPLVTQFGIDLGALVGGAVITETVFSLGGIGQASIVAINQQDLPVVIGIVMLAAAFVVIANIIVDIVYAVLDPRVRLN